Genomic segment of Chloroherpetonaceae bacterium:
ATCGGACAAAATCTTTTCTACTATGAAGCGGGGGGTATAGACCTGACCTAAAAGCTTTTGAGAGCTATATCTTCTCGTCAGCGATCCCATTGCATCACAAGGTTATTGGCATAGGGTAACTGTCTAACGGAAGGGAAAAGCGACTGCAGGCTCTGCGATTCCTCAAAAATAACTTGTAGTATCCAACCTGCTGACCGTGCAAAGGAAGTGGAAGAAATAATTGGCTGATACGCAGTAAAACACTGCACAGACTTGAAGCCTGCTACATGAAAACAGCAAGCTCAGATGCAGGCAAAGGGCAATGTGTGGAGCGCTCAAAAATTATGTTGCCAATTTTGCACTGCAACTGAGCACGCTGACCTCTCTCAGTAAGTTGGCATTGATGGATCAATCTCTTTTGCCCAAGCAGTAATACCGCCGACGACATTGCGCACTTTCTTGAAGCCATTTTTGCGCAAAATCTCACAGGCTTGCGCCGAGCGACCGCCCATCTTGCAATAAACCAAAATCTCCGTGTCTTCTTTGCCTGCCAGTTCATGCAAGCGATTCGGCAGCTCTGGCAATGGAATCAAGGTCGCAGTGTGAAGGCGCACGATGTCCCACTCGTTGGGGTTGCGCACATCCAGTAAAAAGGGTCGCTCACCTGCATCTAACCGCGCCTTAAGCTCAAAGACGGTAATTTCATTCGGATTGCTCGACACCTTCGGTGTGGAAGACGAAGCCGATGCTTCGGCATTGCCTTGACGGTCATGCGCAGGCATACCGCAGAATTGCTCGTAATCAATCAGCTTCGTCACGGTTGGGTGGTCGGAGCAAACCGCACAGTCAGGATTTTTACGCAGTTTAAGCTCACGGAATTTCATCTTTAGGGCATCAAAGAGCAGGAGCCGATTGATAAGCGGTTCGCCCATACCGGTAATGAGCTTAATGGTCTCAATCGCTTGCAGAGTGCCTACCACGCCGGGCAACACACCAAGCACACCGCCTTCAGCACAGCTTGGCACTAAGCCGGGCGGTGGCGGCTCAGGGTAAAGGCAGCGGTAGCAAGCCCCTTCGGGCAAGCGGCCATTTGTCGCTTCGTGGCTATTTGCCCAGAAAACACTGACTTGACCCTCAAAGCGGAAAATGCTGCCATAGACATTTGGCTTGCCCAGCATCACGCAGGCATCATTGACAAGGTAGCGCGTGGGGAAATTATCTGTGCCATCGACAATGACATCGTAATCCTTGAAAATCTCCAGTGCATTGGCAGAGGTAAGCGGCGTGTCATAGAGCGTGACTTCAACATTCGGATTGAGCCGCTGAATGGTCTCCTTCGCTGAGAGGGTTTTGGGGCGACCGACATCTGGCGTGCCATGCAAAAGTTGGCGCTGCAGGTTGGAGAAATCCACTACGTCGTAATCCACAATGCCTAGGTGCCCAATGCCAGCAGCTGCCATATACATTGCAAACGGCGAACCTAAGCCCCCTGCTCCAATCATCAGCACGCGCGCTTGCTTGAGCTTCTTTTGACCCGCCATTCCAAACTCCGGAATAATCAGGTGGCGAGCATATCGCTTAATCTCTTCATTAGACAGCTCTACGGAACTTTCAACTTCCATTTCACCAAAAAGCGCGCCGCCAGCAATTGAGGGCACAATCATCAGTTCATCGCCGTCGCTGAGCGCTGTATCCAAGTTTTGAAGATTGCGAATGTTCTCATCGCCTTTGTAGATGTTGATAAACGTGCGCAGCTTGCCATCTTCGGTGTAAAGATTTTTCCGCAGCGCTGGATAGCGTTGGCTCAGTTGTGCAAGAGCATCGCCAACACTGCTTGCGGAAACCTCGACCGTGTCTTTGCCGTCCGCATACTGCCGCAAAGCTGTGGGAATGATGATTTTAGCAGGCATATTCAAACCAAAGTTAAAGTTGGCTAAAGTGATGCATTCAAACTTCCATCTGATATGCTGAGTATGATTGCATTGCAAGGCACTTTTATTCGCTAAAACGCACATCTGAGGTGTGGCGTTCTTTTGTTCAGCCAGCTCTGCGTGCTACCCAAAGAACTTTTTGGTAGAAACGCGCGCCTCAAAATCTTTGAGATAAAGCGGTTCGGCGGAAGCAAGGTCGGTCAAAAGACGCTGCTGCCATTTCTCTCTGGCAATTACAAGCAGCGATTGTGCCGAAAAATCGGCTTCTACCCAGTCAAGCATAGTCAGAAGACGCTGCCGCCATTTTTCAGGGCTGCGCCCATAGACCACCGCACCAGTGCCTTTCGGAAAACGGCGTTCTATCTCAGCAAGCGTGAGATATGATTTGGGAATCTCTGCCAAGACATTTTCCCGAAGCAGTGAGGTCTCAACTTCACCGACGAAAAATTCGTCTGCCTTTGAATACACAAGAGGCACAAGGCGCTGAGCGCAGCGTTGCTGTCTATGAAGTGTGTCTATTGCTGCGTGCGCCAATGCTTCCAGCGTGCCGACGGTAATTAATGGTCTCTCCAATGCAAAACATAGCCCTTTTGCCGTCGAGAGTCCGATTCGAAGCGCTGTAAAAGAGCCGGGACCGATTGAAAGCGCAATTGCGTCCAAGTCGGAAGGGGTAAGAGCAGCATCACGCAAGGTGCTCTCGATGAGCGGCATAATTTCTTCGGAAGCACGCTGCCACTCCGCACCAACTTTTAGCCAAGTTTTGTCTGCCTTGACCACTGCCACGCTCATCGGCGAATGAGAAGTCTCCAATAAAAGCAAGTTCAAGGTTTCGCAAAGTTTATCGTTTAAGGCAGAATGTGCGGCACTGTAACCAATAATTCAAAAGTGCGAATTCAGCGAAAGCACAGTGCTACGATAGCGATGCAAAAGCGCTACGAATGCAGATACACTTCAGTCTCTCTTTCAGCTTTTTCAGCCCGCTCACGCTGGCGCTCTACGATAGCCGAAATCCAGATGCTCACTTCATAGAGCAAAATCATCGGCACGGCAATGACAAGCTGCGTGATAACATCTGTCGAAGGTGTAACAATCGCTGCGATGACCAGAATCCCCACAATGGCGTGGCGCCTGTAGTGTCGCATAAAGGGCGGCGTGAGCAAGCCAATCTTAGACAGCACAAACGAGATAAACGGCAATTCAAAAACAAGACCACAAGTCAGCAGCGTGCCAATGAAGAAGGAGACATAGTTGTCGACGGAGATATTGTTTTCAATCAGTGGCGTGCCAAATCCTGCAAAGAAGCTGAGCGAAACAGGCAGAAGCACAAAGTAGCCAAATGCAATGCCAGCAAAGAAACAAAGCGAGACAAAAAGCACCACAAAGCGCGTGGCACTTTTCTCGTGTGGCTCCAAGCCGGGCTCAACAAATTTCCAGATTTGATAGGCAAGAATAGGAAACGCCGCAACAAGAGACGAAAAAATCACAGCTTGCAAATACAGCGTAAGTTGCCCGTAAGGGATTAAGTTTTGCAGCTTGATATTTGGACTCGAGCGCCTAAGCGGACCGATAAGAATGTCAGAGACAATAAAGTCAGCAAAGTAAGCGCACACCGCAGCGACCACTAAAACAGCCACTAAGCCTTTGATAAGTCGCCAGCGTAGCTCCTCCAAGTGGTCAAGAAAGTCCATTTCGTTGGGTGAGACAGGCTGTTTGGGCATGCTTGTGCTTGTTTTAAGCATTCAGTCGGTTAAACGCTGCGCTTTGTGCTGAAAGTTTTCCCGCTGCCAACCTCAATGAATCTGAAATGAACGTTGTAGATAAACCAAGCAAACGCTTTGCGCATAGCAGAAGTGCTCAAAGTGAAAAACGCAAGTTATCAAGCAGACGAACGCTGCCAAAGCGTACAGCAATGAGCAGAAAGTAATCGTTGCCTTCGCGCAGCGTCTCTACCCGCTGGAAGGTATCGGCTTGCACAACTGCAACATAGTCAATCTGGGCAAGTGTGGCAGCACTCGAGATGATGTGTGACGCAAGCGCTTCCAAAGCCTGCGCGCTGCGCTCACCCTGCGAAAGTTTGGCTTGGGCTGCTTGTAGGGCTTGATAGAGTGCAGGGGCTTGCGCACGCTCTTCTGCGGAAAGGTAGATATTGCGAGAACTCATCGCTAAGCCGTCAGGCTCACGCACAATTGGGGCAGCGAGAATTTCAATATCGAAGTTGAGATCGCGCACCAAATTCTTCACCAGCGAAAGCTGCTGCGCGTCTTTTTCACCAAATACGGCAATATGTGGCTTAGTGATGTTAAAGAGCTTGGTGACAATAGTAGCCACGCCGCGAAAGTGTGTGGGACGAATCTCGCCCTCGAAGCCCTGCGAAACACGCTCCACCGTTACGAAGCTCTCGAAATGCTCTCCATAGAGCATCTCCATTGTGGGGTGGAAGAGAATATTGACGCCAGCTGCAGTCGCAAGTTCCACATCGCGCTCGAAAGGGCGTGGATAGCGTGCGAAATCTTCGTGCGGAGCAAATTGGAGTGGGTTGACGAAAATGCTCATTACAACCACATCAGCACGCCGCTTGGCAATGTCGACCAAGCTAAGGTGCCCTTGATGCAAAGCGCCCATCGTAGGCACTAGTGCAATCGTCTTGCCAGATTGGCGCAGCGATTCAGCAAGGCGCTGCATCGCTTTCGGCTCTTCAATAATCCGTATAGCTGTGCTCATCTTCTTCATTCGTTGATGAATCGTGGGAATGCTCAGACGGCTTAATAGGCGAGAGCACCACGACCAATTCACCTAAAATTTTTTTGCTCGAGAAGGTCGCTTTAAGCTCACTGAGCGTGCCAACAACAATTTCTTCATGCAGTTTTGTAAGTTCTCGTGCAACCATTGCCCTCGCATCGCCAAAGTAGGTTTGAAGTTCCTCTAAAAGCCGTAGCAAGCGATGCGGCGACTCATAAAAGATAATCGCTTCGAGCGATTGTGAAGCAAGGAACCGAAGTCGGCTCTGCCGACCCTTCTTGTGGGGCAAAAAGCCCTCGAAGTAGAAACGATTGACGGGGAGCGGGCAGACAGAAATTGCAGCGGTGAGTGCTGAAGCGCCTACAATCGGCACGACCTTAATCCCACGCTCAAATGCGGCACGCACAAGGTAGAAGCCGGGGTCAGAGAGGGCAGGTGTGCCAGCGTCGCTCACTAAGGCAATCTCTTCGCCTTGCTCGAGGCGCGCTAAAATCTTTTCGCTGGCTTGTCGCTCATTGAAATTGTGGTAACCAATCAGCTCCTTTTTGCCCAAGTCGTAGTGGCGCAGAAGTTTAAGTGTCTCGCGCGTGTCTTCGCAGGCAATCACCGAGACCTTACGCAAGGTCTCCAAGGCGCGCAGCGTAATATCGCCCAAGTTACCGATAGGTGTTGCAACCACGTAGAGCATAGTGCTAAGAGAGGAAGCGAGAACCAGCTGTCAAAATTCTAACTTGCCGAAATGCGCAGCTCAAATGCAGTTTATGCCTGCCCATTTGTGTCGCTACTGGTTTCCTCTGCTTCCTCATCTTCCTTTGGCACGCGCGCAACGGCGCTGACACGGTCGCCTTCCTCTAAGCGAATTAGCCGCACGCCG
This window contains:
- the moeB gene encoding molybdopterin-synthase adenylyltransferase MoeB, which translates into the protein MPAKIIIPTALRQYADGKDTVEVSASSVGDALAQLSQRYPALRKNLYTEDGKLRTFINIYKGDENIRNLQNLDTALSDGDELMIVPSIAGGALFGEMEVESSVELSNEEIKRYARHLIIPEFGMAGQKKLKQARVLMIGAGGLGSPFAMYMAAAGIGHLGIVDYDVVDFSNLQRQLLHGTPDVGRPKTLSAKETIQRLNPNVEVTLYDTPLTSANALEIFKDYDVIVDGTDNFPTRYLVNDACVMLGKPNVYGSIFRFEGQVSVFWANSHEATNGRLPEGACYRCLYPEPPPPGLVPSCAEGGVLGVLPGVVGTLQAIETIKLITGMGEPLINRLLLFDALKMKFRELKLRKNPDCAVCSDHPTVTKLIDYEQFCGMPAHDRQGNAEASASSSTPKVSSNPNEITVFELKARLDAGERPFLLDVRNPNEWDIVRLHTATLIPLPELPNRLHELAGKEDTEILVYCKMGGRSAQACEILRKNGFKKVRNVVGGITAWAKEIDPSMPTY
- the tsaB gene encoding tRNA (adenosine(37)-N6)-threonylcarbamoyltransferase complex dimerization subunit type 1 TsaB, giving the protein METSHSPMSVAVVKADKTWLKVGAEWQRASEEIMPLIESTLRDAALTPSDLDAIALSIGPGSFTALRIGLSTAKGLCFALERPLITVGTLEALAHAAIDTLHRQQRCAQRLVPLVYSKADEFFVGEVETSLLRENVLAEIPKSYLTLAEIERRFPKGTGAVVYGRSPEKWRQRLLTMLDWVEADFSAQSLLVIAREKWQQRLLTDLASAEPLYLKDFEARVSTKKFFG
- the tatC gene encoding twin-arginine translocase subunit TatC translates to MLKTSTSMPKQPVSPNEMDFLDHLEELRWRLIKGLVAVLVVAAVCAYFADFIVSDILIGPLRRSSPNIKLQNLIPYGQLTLYLQAVIFSSLVAAFPILAYQIWKFVEPGLEPHEKSATRFVVLFVSLCFFAGIAFGYFVLLPVSLSFFAGFGTPLIENNISVDNYVSFFIGTLLTCGLVFELPFISFVLSKIGLLTPPFMRHYRRHAIVGILVIAAIVTPSTDVITQLVIAVPMILLYEVSIWISAIVERQRERAEKAERETEVYLHS
- the panC gene encoding pantoate--beta-alanine ligase, coding for MRIIEEPKAMQRLAESLRQSGKTIALVPTMGALHQGHLSLVDIAKRRADVVVMSIFVNPLQFAPHEDFARYPRPFERDVELATAAGVNILFHPTMEMLYGEHFESFVTVERVSQGFEGEIRPTHFRGVATIVTKLFNITKPHIAVFGEKDAQQLSLVKNLVRDLNFDIEILAAPIVREPDGLAMSSRNIYLSAEERAQAPALYQALQAAQAKLSQGERSAQALEALASHIISSAATLAQIDYVAVVQADTFQRVETLREGNDYFLLIAVRFGSVRLLDNLRFSL
- the rsmI gene encoding 16S rRNA (cytidine(1402)-2'-O)-methyltransferase translates to MLYVVATPIGNLGDITLRALETLRKVSVIACEDTRETLKLLRHYDLGKKELIGYHNFNERQASEKILARLEQGEEIALVSDAGTPALSDPGFYLVRAAFERGIKVVPIVGASALTAAISVCPLPVNRFYFEGFLPHKKGRQSRLRFLASQSLEAIIFYESPHRLLRLLEELQTYFGDARAMVARELTKLHEEIVVGTLSELKATFSSKKILGELVVVLSPIKPSEHSHDSSTNEEDEHSYTDY